In Bifidobacterium actinocoloniiforme DSM 22766, a genomic segment contains:
- the obgE gene encoding GTPase ObgE: MSAFVDRVTVHVAGGDGGNGASSIRREKYKPLAGPDGGDGGDGGSVILVADSNASSLLDYRYLPHRSAGAGTMGLGGDKDGSKGADLVLPVPVGTVVFTAEGQEGESKRRGRWLADLNRPGDRFVVAQGGTGGLGNRSLANKTRRAPGFALLGEPGEERDVMLELKSIADVALVGFPSSGKSSLIAAMSSAKPKIADYPFTTLVPNLGVVQAGDDRFTIADVPGLIPGASQGKGLGLEFLRHIERTEVVAHVIDCATLEPGRDPISDYHAIERELALYADKLDLPLGAIPIADRPRVIVLNKADVPEARELAEFVRPEFERMGHQVFIVSTASHDGLKALGFSLAELVNGLRAQIAAESKAQDERVVIRPLEARRNRRDDLSGEFQVERKQSKDGDHWFVVTGDKPVRWVRQTNFDNDEAVGYLADRLAKLGVEDSLRKAGARAGDEVRIGLGRDQVAFYWDPTVAAGAEMLDGAPMASRGKDLRLEEADPRARRRTNTERRAEYHRMMDARQAVRQAMAAERKAGHWADPAVDDDPRDEHGLIGKALNHDDDEDSQE, from the coding sequence ATGAGCGCATTCGTCGATCGCGTGACCGTTCACGTCGCAGGCGGGGACGGCGGCAACGGCGCGTCTTCAATCCGTCGGGAGAAGTACAAGCCCTTGGCCGGTCCCGATGGCGGGGATGGCGGGGATGGCGGCTCGGTGATTCTGGTCGCCGACTCCAATGCCAGCAGCCTCCTGGACTACCGCTACCTGCCCCACCGTTCCGCCGGAGCGGGAACTATGGGCCTGGGCGGCGACAAGGACGGCAGCAAGGGCGCCGATTTGGTCCTGCCGGTGCCGGTGGGCACGGTCGTGTTCACGGCCGAGGGCCAGGAAGGCGAATCCAAGCGGCGGGGGCGCTGGCTGGCTGATCTGAACCGGCCCGGTGACCGTTTCGTCGTGGCTCAGGGCGGGACCGGGGGGCTGGGCAACCGCTCCCTGGCGAACAAGACCCGTCGGGCCCCGGGTTTTGCGCTCCTGGGCGAGCCGGGCGAAGAGCGGGACGTGATGCTGGAGCTCAAGTCCATAGCGGACGTAGCCCTGGTGGGCTTCCCCTCCTCCGGCAAGTCCTCGCTGATCGCGGCCATGAGTTCAGCCAAACCCAAGATCGCCGACTACCCCTTCACTACCCTGGTGCCGAACTTGGGCGTAGTGCAGGCCGGGGACGACCGCTTTACGATAGCCGATGTGCCCGGGCTGATTCCCGGCGCCTCCCAGGGTAAGGGCCTGGGCTTGGAGTTCCTGCGCCACATCGAGCGCACCGAAGTGGTGGCCCACGTGATCGACTGCGCCACGCTGGAGCCGGGTCGCGACCCAATCAGCGACTACCACGCGATTGAGCGCGAGTTGGCCCTGTACGCGGACAAGCTGGACCTGCCCCTGGGAGCCATCCCAATCGCCGATCGCCCCCGGGTGATCGTGCTGAACAAGGCGGACGTGCCCGAGGCCCGGGAACTGGCGGAATTCGTCCGTCCCGAGTTTGAGCGAATGGGCCACCAGGTCTTCATCGTCTCCACAGCCTCCCACGACGGGCTCAAGGCGCTGGGCTTCAGCCTGGCCGAACTGGTGAACGGCCTGCGCGCCCAGATCGCGGCCGAATCGAAGGCCCAGGATGAACGGGTCGTGATTCGTCCCCTGGAGGCCCGTAGGAACCGCCGTGACGACCTTTCCGGCGAATTCCAGGTGGAGCGCAAGCAGAGCAAGGATGGTGACCACTGGTTCGTCGTCACGGGCGACAAGCCTGTGCGCTGGGTGCGCCAGACCAATTTCGACAACGATGAGGCAGTGGGCTACTTAGCAGACCGCCTGGCCAAGCTGGGTGTGGAGGACTCCCTGCGCAAGGCGGGCGCCCGGGCAGGCGACGAGGTGCGCATAGGCCTGGGCCGCGATCAGGTGGCTTTCTACTGGGATCCGACCGTCGCCGCAGGGGCGGAGATGCTCGATGGGGCGCCGATGGCCTCCCGGGGCAAGGACTTGCGTCTGGAGGAGGCTGACCCCCGCGCGCGTCGGCGCACGAACACCGAGCGACGGGCTGAATACCACCGGATGATGGACGCCCGCCAGGCGGTGCGTCAGGCCATGGCGGCCGAGCGCAAGGCTGGGCATTGGGCCGACCCAGCTGTGGATGACGACCCTCGGGATGAACATGGCTTGATTGGCAAGGCCCTGAATCACGACGATGACGAGGACAGCCAGGAGTAG
- the rpmA gene encoding 50S ribosomal protein L27, translating to MAHKKGASSSRNGRDSNAQYLGVKKFGGEAVVAGNILVRQRGTKFHPGKNVGLGKDHTLFALTDGSVKFGVRRDRKVVDVVSE from the coding sequence ATGGCACACAAGAAGGGCGCGTCGAGTTCGCGCAACGGTCGTGATTCCAACGCGCAATACCTGGGCGTTAAGAAATTCGGCGGCGAAGCGGTTGTCGCGGGCAACATCTTGGTTCGCCAGCGCGGCACCAAGTTCCACCCCGGCAAGAACGTGGGCCTGGGCAAGGACCACACCCTGTTCGCGCTGACTGACGGCAGCGTCAAGTTCGGCGTGCGCCGGGACCGCAAGGTCGTCGACGTCGTCTCGGAGTGA
- the rplU gene encoding 50S ribosomal protein L21: MYAIVKAGGHQEKVQVGDVIKVNRLAAKKGEAVEFPVALVVDGAKVTLAAKDLAKVSAKGEVVDDELKGPKIRIQKFKNKTGVARRKGHRQQLSAVKITAIA, translated from the coding sequence ATGTACGCGATTGTTAAGGCCGGCGGCCATCAGGAGAAGGTCCAGGTCGGTGACGTGATTAAGGTCAACCGTCTGGCGGCCAAGAAGGGCGAGGCGGTCGAGTTCCCGGTCGCGCTCGTCGTGGACGGCGCCAAGGTGACACTGGCGGCCAAGGACCTGGCCAAGGTCTCCGCCAAGGGCGAGGTCGTGGACGACGAGCTCAAGGGCCCGAAGATTCGTATTCAGAAGTTCAAGAACAAGACCGGCGTGGCACGTCGGAAGGGTCACCGTCAGCAGCTGAGCGCGGTGAAGATCACCGCCATCGCCTGA
- a CDS encoding Rne/Rng family ribonuclease, producing MPNNTHEDPVQSESSQNLDRSEQKETQQNPEAAPARRRRGGRRVVRGAGAADAPVPVQVEAEERERTRRRTRRAADSADQSTDASAAAREDESASSEAAPERASRRRASARSQSSSAGSASGRSRTRRASRVDEHDEPDEQASANQGRRQGEDEAEEPRTRRRSATSRRSRSAASSQGEGEAANQGGEEPRPSRTRRVSARHRAGDTTSQAETEGVQSQEEGSGRGSRKAQEVERGRGSAQGAESQETKTSKGSRGSRSTRAQSSAKHAKPMTSLLFQEPIIPARPAAPAEDAAGADEDDEEAGSSGRSPSRRSRSRKGRTSIRRVAEREDDDQRDQGDEREDSESQEEPRRRRSRRLNAEERRAADEVGQIEQDLRDDDIRFIDDDGEDDEEESKPVTRRRRSRSEIEDEEESGSERVERSERDSRRRKRKSEDDEEEVGLTRRRRRRRGSKESEEETSRRSRRQQYVDEITDIEGSTRLEAKKQRRRDNRRERSRQTQLIEQDFLARREDVNRLMVVREKEHHTQISVIEDGILVEHYVSDIDEVSSVGNIYLGRVQNVLPSMEAAFVDIGQARNGVLYAGEVNWDATRLEGQPRRIELAFKSGDPVLVQVTKDPIGHKGARLTSQVTLAGRFLVLVPSGGMTGVSRKLPDKERTRLKSIVSKIAPKDMGVIIRTAAEGASEEAIEKDLENLKRQWEDIEAKRQEFWHGKRPKLLQGEPDVAIRVVRDIFNDDFNQLIVQGERVYEHIERYLDTMAPDLKDKLERWDPEDHKGKDVFDKWQIDSQLRKGMERQVYLPSGGSLVIDRTEAMTTIDVNTGRFIGKGKSLEETVTRCNLEAAEEIARQLRLRDIGGMVMIDFVDMVLPANRDLVLRRLVECLARDRTKHQVAEVTSLGLVQMTRKRVGQGLVEAFSEECPTCGGRGFLLHDQPTISGKYDDPYAVKGGDPFVKTNKHGHGSKVVKESSAPKGSSPDVKAKLAQIAAAAEKASEGQDEGAGEEGERESGQGSRLPIPVGPPEDGASTGFDDSQGDVSEEA from the coding sequence GTGCCGAATAATACGCATGAGGACCCCGTGCAGAGCGAGTCCTCCCAGAACTTAGACCGTAGCGAGCAGAAAGAAACCCAGCAGAACCCCGAAGCCGCGCCCGCGCGCCGCCGCAGGGGAGGACGCCGAGTGGTGAGGGGGGCTGGGGCTGCCGACGCGCCGGTGCCAGTGCAGGTGGAAGCCGAAGAGCGGGAGCGGACCCGCCGCAGGACGCGCCGGGCCGCCGACAGCGCCGACCAGTCCACCGACGCCTCCGCCGCTGCACGTGAGGACGAATCGGCCTCCAGCGAAGCCGCGCCCGAACGCGCCAGCCGCCGCCGGGCCAGCGCCAGGAGCCAGTCCAGCTCTGCCGGCAGCGCGAGCGGCCGCAGCAGGACCCGCCGGGCCAGCCGGGTCGACGAACACGACGAGCCTGACGAGCAGGCCAGCGCTAACCAGGGCCGCCGCCAGGGCGAGGATGAGGCCGAAGAGCCCCGGACCCGCCGCCGCAGCGCCACCAGCCGTCGCAGCCGGTCCGCCGCCTCCAGCCAGGGCGAGGGCGAGGCCGCCAACCAAGGCGGCGAAGAGCCCCGCCCCAGCAGGACCCGTCGGGTCAGCGCCCGTCATCGTGCCGGAGATACCACCAGCCAGGCCGAAACCGAAGGCGTCCAGAGCCAGGAGGAGGGCTCCGGCCGGGGCTCACGCAAGGCCCAGGAGGTCGAGCGCGGACGCGGGAGCGCTCAGGGCGCCGAAAGCCAGGAGACCAAGACCAGTAAGGGGTCCAGGGGCTCCCGGTCCACCAGGGCCCAGTCGTCCGCCAAGCACGCCAAGCCTATGACTTCACTGCTCTTCCAGGAGCCCATCATCCCCGCCCGCCCGGCCGCTCCGGCCGAGGACGCGGCAGGCGCCGACGAGGACGACGAAGAGGCTGGCTCCTCGGGCAGGAGCCCCTCGCGCAGGTCCCGCAGCCGCAAGGGACGCACCAGCATCCGCCGCGTCGCCGAGCGCGAGGACGATGACCAACGCGACCAGGGGGATGAGCGCGAGGACAGCGAGAGCCAGGAAGAGCCCCGCCGCCGCAGGTCCCGCAGGCTCAACGCCGAGGAGCGCCGCGCCGCCGACGAGGTGGGGCAGATTGAGCAAGACCTGCGCGACGACGACATTCGCTTCATAGACGACGACGGCGAGGACGACGAGGAGGAATCCAAGCCCGTCACCCGCCGCCGCAGGAGCCGGTCCGAGATTGAGGACGAGGAGGAGTCCGGCTCCGAGAGGGTCGAGCGCTCCGAACGCGATTCGCGCCGCCGCAAGCGCAAGAGCGAGGACGACGAGGAGGAGGTTGGGCTGACCCGCCGTCGCCGTCGTCGCCGGGGCTCCAAGGAATCCGAGGAGGAGACCAGCCGCCGCTCCCGTCGCCAGCAGTACGTGGACGAGATCACCGACATCGAGGGCTCCACCCGTCTTGAAGCCAAGAAGCAGCGCCGGCGCGACAACCGGCGTGAGCGCAGCCGGCAGACGCAGCTGATCGAGCAGGACTTCCTGGCCAGGCGCGAGGACGTGAACCGGCTGATGGTGGTGCGGGAGAAGGAGCACCATACCCAGATTTCGGTGATTGAAGACGGAATCCTGGTGGAGCACTACGTCTCCGACATCGACGAAGTCTCCTCCGTGGGCAATATCTACCTGGGCCGCGTGCAGAACGTGCTGCCGAGCATGGAGGCCGCGTTCGTAGACATAGGCCAGGCCCGCAACGGTGTGCTCTACGCCGGCGAGGTCAACTGGGACGCCACCCGCCTGGAGGGGCAGCCCCGCCGCATCGAGCTGGCCTTCAAGTCCGGCGACCCGGTGCTGGTGCAGGTGACCAAGGACCCAATCGGACACAAGGGCGCTCGCCTGACCTCCCAGGTGACGCTCGCTGGGCGCTTCCTGGTGCTCGTGCCCTCCGGCGGCATGACTGGCGTCTCGCGCAAGCTGCCCGACAAGGAGCGTACGAGGCTGAAGTCCATCGTGTCGAAAATCGCCCCCAAAGACATGGGCGTGATCATCCGCACCGCCGCCGAGGGCGCTTCCGAGGAGGCCATCGAGAAGGACCTGGAGAACCTCAAGCGGCAGTGGGAGGACATCGAAGCCAAGCGCCAGGAGTTCTGGCATGGCAAGCGTCCCAAGCTCCTGCAAGGCGAGCCGGACGTGGCCATCCGCGTGGTCAGGGACATCTTCAACGACGACTTCAACCAGTTGATCGTGCAGGGCGAACGCGTCTACGAGCACATCGAGCGCTACCTGGACACGATGGCGCCTGACCTGAAGGACAAGCTTGAGCGCTGGGACCCGGAGGACCACAAGGGCAAGGACGTGTTCGACAAGTGGCAGATCGACAGCCAGCTGCGCAAGGGCATGGAGCGGCAGGTCTACCTGCCCTCCGGCGGCTCGCTGGTCATTGACCGCACCGAGGCGATGACCACGATCGACGTGAACACCGGCCGCTTTATCGGCAAGGGCAAGTCGCTTGAGGAGACGGTGACCCGCTGCAACCTGGAGGCGGCCGAGGAGATCGCCCGCCAGCTGCGCCTGCGCGACATCGGCGGCATGGTCATGATCGACTTCGTGGACATGGTCCTGCCCGCTAACCGCGACCTGGTGCTGCGCCGGCTGGTGGAGTGCCTGGCGCGCGACCGGACCAAGCACCAGGTGGCCGAGGTCACCTCGCTGGGCCTGGTGCAGATGACCCGCAAACGCGTGGGGCAGGGCCTGGTTGAGGCCTTCTCCGAGGAGTGCCCCACCTGCGGCGGACGCGGCTTCCTCCTGCATGACCAGCCGACGATCTCCGGCAAGTACGACGATCCTTACGCGGTCAAGGGCGGCGACCCGTTCGTTAAGACCAACAAGCACGGCCACGGGTCCAAGGTCGTCAAGGAGTCCTCGGCGCCCAAAGGCTCCTCGCCCGACGTGAAGGCCAAGTTGGCGCAGATCGCTGCGGCCGCCGAAAAGGCCTCCGAGGGCCAGGATGAGGGCGCGGGCGAGGAGGGCGAGCGCGAGTCTGGCCAGGGCTCTCGGCTCCCGATTCCCGTGGGTCCCCCCGAAGACGGGGCCTCGACCGGTTTCGATGACTCCCAAGGCGATGTCTCCGAGGAGGCATAG
- a CDS encoding RCC1 domain-containing protein: protein MATLTPPAPPTNVRFTRISAGYDHSLAIGSDGNTYAWGYNNEGELGDGTNTQRSLPVRVNTPTGVTFTQINAGKYHSLAIGSDGNTYAWGDNGSGELGDDSKINRSTPVPVHAPSGVTFTQISAGGAHSLAIGSDGNTYAWGDNSFGQMGTGTSSSTLPKRVSAPAGVTFTQINAGWNHSLAIGSNRNTYAWGANWYYQLGDDSKINRSTPVPVHAPSGVTFTQISAGWGHSMAIGSDNYTYAWGYNNEGELGDGTPNLRSTPVRVSTPAGVRFTRISAGYWHSLAIGSDGNTYTYGSAYAWGNNSEGELGHGTGGNQHTPAPVSTPSSGNPTNTWKTISAGNSHSLALDSDGHAYAWGYNRFGQLGDGTTNDHSKPAPVLTPRYVIDGVAFGGASVTSKTVNATTGAWDMHVPQHTPGAVDVTVAYHLDGLDVNGNIANPRYQSGTVTLRYTYATPYTVSFQLGGAPGTPPASQYSYPDDPQPINWPVPDPVWAGHWFDGWAKPDGSPWDFTQPVRNDLTLTATWRTPRFTMTPTRGPDTGGAAIHVTPPNPPDDGITYMQVSAGYTHSLAIGTDGNAYSWGDNQHGQLGDGTTANRNLPVRVHAPNGARFTSVSAGNGFSLAISSDGRLYSWGSNSNGQLGDGAATDRATPVPVNPAADGTATWKTISAGYYHSLALSSDGHAYSWGSNANGQLGNGGTDANPHTTPSRVTDPSGTTTWTSVSAGGYHSLAISGDGHAYSWGANQYGQLGSGTNPHTTPAPVSDPAGKPNTTWTSVSAGQYHSLAISGDGHAYSWGSNNNGRLGDNTTTDRTTPTPVSDPTGKPNTTWTSVSAGGAHSLAISGDHHAYSWGWNTYGQLGNGSSDSNPHTTPAPVSDPAGKPNTTWTSVSAGGAHSLAISGDHHAYSWGWNAYGQLGDGATTNRGTLAPVHAPAITVTGVTLDQTNAPDPTWNTTNNTWDITTPPHPEGQATATIHWTLGGSPQTDYPLTYEYYDIRTLPKAGGTPAHQLAGATLLALTTLAALTFTGHQLATKHHHTNQPTTTTTSSK, encoded by the coding sequence ATGGCCACGCTGACACCGCCAGCCCCGCCAACCAACGTGCGCTTCACCCGAATCAGCGCAGGCTACGATCACAGCTTGGCGATCGGCTCGGACGGCAACACCTACGCCTGGGGATACAACAACGAAGGCGAACTGGGCGACGGCACCAACACCCAGCGCAGCCTGCCCGTGCGGGTGAACACGCCAACCGGCGTGACCTTCACCCAAATCAACGCAGGAAAATATCACAGCCTAGCGATCGGCTCCGACGGCAACACCTACGCATGGGGAGACAACGGCTCCGGCGAACTGGGCGACGACTCCAAGATTAACCGCAGCACACCCGTACCCGTGCACGCGCCATCCGGCGTGACCTTCACCCAAATCAGCGCAGGCGGCGCTCACAGCCTGGCCATCGGCTCCGACGGTAACACGTACGCGTGGGGAGACAACAGTTTCGGTCAGATGGGCACCGGCACCAGCAGCAGCACCCTGCCCAAGCGCGTGAGCGCGCCAGCCGGCGTGACCTTCACCCAAATCAACGCAGGCTGGAATCACAGCCTAGCCATCGGCTCGAACCGTAACACCTACGCATGGGGAGCCAACTGGTACTACCAGCTGGGCGACGACTCCAAGATTAACCGCAGCACACCCGTACCCGTGCACGCGCCATCCGGCGTGACCTTCACCCAAATCAGCGCAGGCTGGGGGCACAGCATGGCCATCGGATCGGACAACTACACCTATGCATGGGGTTACAACAATGAAGGCGAACTGGGCGACGGCACCCCCAACCTACGCAGCACGCCCGTGCGCGTGAGCACGCCAGCCGGCGTGCGCTTCACCCGAATCAGCGCAGGCTACTGGCACAGCCTGGCCATCGGCTCAGACGGCAACACCTACACATACGGCAGCGCTTACGCATGGGGAAATAACAGCGAAGGCGAGCTGGGCCATGGCACCGGCGGCAACCAACACACGCCCGCACCGGTGAGCACGCCCTCCAGTGGCAACCCCACGAACACCTGGAAAACCATCAGCGCAGGCAACAGTCACAGCCTGGCCCTCGACTCGGACGGCCACGCCTACGCATGGGGATACAACCGGTTCGGTCAGCTAGGCGACGGCACCACCAACGACCACAGCAAGCCCGCGCCGGTGCTCACGCCCCGGTATGTGATCGACGGCGTCGCCTTCGGCGGGGCAAGCGTCACCAGTAAGACCGTCAACGCCACCACCGGCGCCTGGGACATGCACGTGCCCCAACACACCCCGGGCGCCGTCGACGTGACCGTCGCCTACCATCTCGACGGCCTCGACGTGAACGGCAACATCGCCAACCCCAGATACCAGTCCGGCACGGTCACCCTGCGTTACACGTACGCCACCCCGTACACCGTCAGCTTCCAACTGGGCGGGGCGCCGGGAACCCCGCCCGCCAGCCAGTACTCGTACCCGGACGACCCGCAGCCCATCAACTGGCCGGTCCCCGACCCGGTTTGGGCGGGCCACTGGTTCGACGGGTGGGCCAAACCCGACGGCAGCCCCTGGGACTTCACCCAACCCGTCAGAAACGACCTGACCCTGACCGCCACATGGAGGACCCCACGGTTCACCATGACCCCCACCCGGGGCCCGGACACCGGCGGAGCCGCCATCCACGTCACACCCCCCAACCCGCCCGACGACGGCATCACCTACATGCAGGTTAGCGCCGGCTATACGCACAGTCTCGCCATCGGCACCGACGGCAACGCCTACAGCTGGGGCGACAACCAACACGGTCAGCTGGGCGACGGCACCACCGCCAACCGCAACCTGCCCGTGCGCGTGCACGCCCCCAACGGCGCACGCTTCACCAGCGTCAGCGCCGGCAACGGCTTCAGCCTCGCCATCAGCAGCGACGGCCGCCTCTACAGCTGGGGATCCAACAGCAACGGCCAACTCGGCGACGGCGCCGCCACCGACCGCGCCACGCCCGTCCCCGTCAACCCCGCCGCCGACGGCACCGCCACCTGGAAAACCATCAGCGCCGGCTACTACCACAGCCTCGCCCTCAGCAGCGACGGGCACGCCTACAGCTGGGGAAGCAACGCCAACGGCCAACTCGGCAACGGCGGCACCGACGCCAACCCCCACACCACGCCCTCCCGCGTCACCGACCCAAGCGGCACCACCACCTGGACCAGCGTCAGCGCAGGCGGCTACCACAGCCTCGCCATCAGCGGCGACGGCCACGCCTACAGCTGGGGAGCGAACCAGTACGGCCAACTCGGCAGCGGCACCAACCCCCACACCACGCCCGCGCCCGTCAGCGACCCGGCCGGCAAACCCAACACCACCTGGACCAGCGTCAGCGCAGGCCAGTACCACAGCCTCGCCATCAGCGGCGACGGCCACGCCTACAGCTGGGGAAGCAACAATAACGGTCGGCTCGGTGACAACACCACCACTGACCGTACTACGCCCACACCGGTCTCCGACCCGACAGGCAAACCCAACACCACCTGGACCAGCGTCAGCGCAGGCGGCGCCCACAGCCTCGCCATCAGCGGTGACCACCACGCCTACAGCTGGGGATGGAACACCTACGGACAACTCGGCAACGGCAGCAGCGACTCCAACCCCCACACCACGCCCGCGCCAGTCAGCGACCCGGCAGGCAAACCCAACACCACCTGGACCAGCGTCAGCGCAGGCGGCGCCCACAGCCTCGCCATCAGCGGTGACCACCACGCCTACAGCTGGGGATGGAACGCCTACGGTCAACTTGGCGACGGCGCCACCACCAACCGCGGCACACTCGCGCCCGTCCACGCACCCGCCATCACCGTCACCGGCGTCACACTCGACCAAACCAACGCCCCCGACCCCACCTGGAACACCACCAACAACACCTGGGACATCACAACCCCACCCCACCCCGAAGGACAAGCCACCGCCACCATCCACTGGA